One stretch of Cohnella algarum DNA includes these proteins:
- a CDS encoding class D sortase, producing the protein MKKLYLLFILAGVFLICYPHLNEWVQDRKQAQLLAAAERELAEADDRLSSSVSTLKNGLAKVNALLEQSAQEEEPEEPDPFAAYAEDERPLAILTIDKIDVKLPVLEGATKQNMKHAAAHMTETAALGEVGNAAVAAHRARTKGRLFNRLDEVEIGDKIDVKTSEGSYSYTVYEIKIVEPTELSVLEPNGTDRILTLITCDPLVNPTHRLIVHAKITDSAATAD; encoded by the coding sequence ATGAAAAAGCTGTACTTGCTTTTCATCCTGGCGGGCGTTTTTCTGATCTGCTACCCGCATCTGAACGAGTGGGTTCAGGACCGGAAGCAGGCGCAGTTGCTGGCTGCCGCGGAGCGGGAGCTGGCCGAAGCCGACGATCGGCTGTCGTCTTCCGTATCTACGCTAAAGAACGGCTTGGCGAAAGTGAACGCGCTATTGGAACAAAGCGCGCAGGAAGAAGAACCGGAGGAGCCCGACCCGTTTGCCGCGTACGCGGAGGACGAACGGCCGCTCGCCATCCTGACGATCGACAAAATCGACGTCAAGCTGCCGGTGCTCGAAGGGGCCACCAAGCAGAACATGAAGCACGCCGCGGCGCACATGACAGAGACGGCCGCGCTGGGAGAGGTCGGCAATGCCGCCGTCGCCGCGCATAGAGCCAGAACGAAGGGCCGCTTGTTCAACCGGCTCGACGAAGTGGAAATCGGCGACAAGATCGACGTCAAGACAAGCGAGGGCAGCTACAGCTACACGGTTTACGAAATCAAAATCGTGGAGCCGACGGAGCTTTCCGTGCTGGAGCCGAACGGAACGGACCGCATTTTGACGCTCATTACGTGCGATCCGCTCGTCAACCCCACGCATCGTCTGATCGTTCACGCCAAAATAACCGATTCCGCCGCGACGGCGGATTAA
- the purD gene encoding phosphoribosylamine--glycine ligase: MRILVIGRGGREHAIVWALRRSEKVKHIFCAPGNAGIGSLAENVDIGELEFDRLVQFALDNAVDLVVVGPDDPLAAGIVDAFEAAKVPVYGPRKNAAEIEGSKIFMKNLLRKYGIPTAKYETFTEYEPALAYLRSQPAPIVIKADGLAAGKGVTVCFTAEEAERALRETMVDKSFGAAGDKVVIEEYLEGQEMSILSFVDGETVRPMPAAQDHKPVFDGDKGPNTGGMGTYSPLPHIPQAIIDEAIETIVKPTARAMAAEGRPFRGVLFAGLMITKDGPKTIEFNARFGDPETQVVLPRLNTDLVDIFLASINGRLHDLDISWSDEAAVCVVLASGGYPGSYPKGLPIHGLDDAGDALVFHAGTAERDGNVVTAGGRVLGVVGLGKDIADARGKAYEAADKISFEGKFNRTDIAAKALVRSK; encoded by the coding sequence ATGCGTATACTTGTCATCGGACGCGGCGGACGGGAACACGCCATCGTCTGGGCGCTTCGGCGCAGCGAAAAGGTCAAGCACATTTTCTGCGCTCCGGGGAATGCCGGAATCGGCAGTCTTGCCGAAAACGTCGACATCGGGGAGCTTGAATTCGACCGTCTCGTTCAATTCGCGTTGGACAACGCGGTCGATCTCGTCGTCGTCGGTCCGGACGATCCGCTTGCCGCGGGCATCGTGGACGCGTTCGAAGCGGCGAAGGTACCCGTATACGGACCGCGCAAAAACGCCGCCGAAATCGAAGGCAGCAAAATTTTCATGAAAAACCTTTTGCGCAAATACGGCATTCCGACGGCCAAATACGAGACGTTCACGGAATACGAGCCGGCGCTTGCCTATCTCCGGAGCCAGCCGGCGCCGATCGTCATCAAGGCGGACGGCCTCGCGGCGGGCAAGGGCGTTACCGTCTGCTTCACGGCGGAAGAGGCCGAGCGGGCGCTGCGGGAAACGATGGTGGACAAGTCGTTCGGCGCGGCCGGCGACAAGGTGGTCATCGAGGAGTACCTCGAAGGCCAGGAGATGTCGATTTTGTCGTTCGTCGACGGGGAAACGGTTCGTCCGATGCCGGCGGCCCAAGACCACAAGCCGGTCTTCGACGGCGACAAAGGCCCAAACACCGGCGGGATGGGCACGTATTCGCCGCTGCCGCATATTCCGCAGGCGATCATCGACGAGGCAATCGAGACGATCGTCAAGCCGACGGCCCGCGCGATGGCGGCCGAAGGGCGTCCGTTCCGCGGCGTGCTGTTCGCCGGGCTGATGATCACGAAGGACGGGCCGAAAACGATCGAATTCAACGCCCGGTTCGGCGACCCGGAGACCCAGGTCGTCCTGCCGCGGCTGAACACCGATCTTGTCGATATTTTCCTCGCCTCGATCAACGGACGCCTGCATGACCTCGATATTTCCTGGAGCGACGAAGCCGCGGTGTGCGTCGTGCTGGCTTCCGGAGGCTATCCGGGCTCCTATCCGAAGGGCTTGCCGATTCATGGACTGGACGATGCGGGGGATGCGCTCGTGTTTCACGCGGGGACGGCGGAGCGGGACGGAAACGTCGTCACGGCGGGAGGCCGCGTGCTCGGCGTCGTCGGGCTCGGCAAGGATATCGCCGACGCGCGCGGCAAGGCGTACGAAGCCGCGGACAAAATCTCGTTCGAGGGCAAGTTCAACCGGACGGATATCGCCGCGAAGGCGCTGGTCCGAAGCAAGTAA
- the purH gene encoding bifunctional phosphoribosylaminoimidazolecarboxamide formyltransferase/IMP cyclohydrolase gives MAIRRALVSVSDKTGIVKFCRELSQLGVEIISTGGTKTLLEKENVPVIGISDVTGFPEVLDGRVKTLHPAVHGGLLAIRDNAEHRETMEKLGLDYIDLVIVNLYPFQATIEKPDVTYEDAIENIDIGGPTMLRSAAKNHAFVTVVVDAGDYAQVLEEVRAGGDTELATRKKLAAKVFRHTAAYDALISDYFAKVLDEPLPERLTVTYEKVQELRYGENPHQQAAFYKKPISAAGSIATAEQLHGKELSYNNINDANAALAIVKEFDEPAVVAVKHMNPCGVGIGADIDEAYRKAYEADPTSIFGGIVAANRTIGAETAGRLSEIFLEIVLAPDFTPEALEILQRKKNIRLLRLGEISSASERRPEWLISSVEGGMLVQQSDVHSLTEADLKVVTDRAPTAEELKQLLFGWKVVKHVKSNAILLAADSMTVGVGAGQMNRVGAAKIAIEQAGEKARGAVLASDAFFPMGDTLELAAKAGITAVIQPGGSIKDEESIKVANAHNIAMVMTGVRHFKH, from the coding sequence ATGGCGATCAGAAGAGCGCTGGTCAGCGTATCGGACAAGACGGGCATCGTGAAGTTTTGCCGCGAATTGTCGCAGCTCGGCGTGGAAATCATTTCGACGGGCGGCACGAAGACGCTGCTGGAAAAAGAAAACGTGCCGGTCATCGGCATCTCGGACGTGACGGGCTTTCCCGAGGTGCTGGACGGCCGCGTCAAGACGCTGCACCCCGCGGTGCACGGCGGGCTTCTCGCGATCCGCGACAACGCCGAGCACCGCGAAACGATGGAGAAGCTGGGGCTCGATTACATCGATCTCGTCATCGTGAACCTGTATCCGTTCCAGGCCACCATCGAAAAACCGGACGTGACGTACGAGGACGCGATCGAAAACATCGACATCGGCGGTCCGACGATGCTTCGTTCCGCGGCGAAAAACCATGCGTTCGTCACCGTCGTCGTCGATGCGGGCGATTACGCGCAGGTGCTCGAAGAAGTGCGGGCGGGCGGCGATACGGAGCTGGCCACGCGCAAAAAGCTGGCGGCGAAAGTATTCCGCCACACCGCGGCCTACGACGCCCTTATTTCCGACTACTTCGCCAAAGTATTGGACGAGCCGCTGCCGGAGCGCCTGACGGTCACCTACGAAAAAGTCCAGGAGCTGCGCTACGGGGAAAACCCGCACCAGCAAGCGGCTTTTTACAAGAAGCCGATTTCCGCCGCGGGAAGCATCGCGACGGCCGAGCAGCTGCACGGCAAGGAGCTGTCGTATAACAACATCAACGACGCGAACGCGGCGCTGGCGATCGTCAAGGAATTCGACGAGCCCGCCGTCGTGGCGGTGAAGCATATGAATCCTTGCGGCGTCGGCATCGGCGCCGACATCGACGAGGCGTACCGCAAGGCGTACGAAGCGGATCCGACCTCGATTTTCGGGGGCATCGTGGCGGCCAACCGCACGATCGGCGCGGAAACGGCCGGACGCCTGAGCGAAATTTTCCTCGAAATCGTGCTCGCTCCCGACTTTACGCCGGAAGCGCTCGAAATTTTGCAGCGCAAAAAAAATATCCGCCTGCTGCGCCTCGGCGAAATCTCGTCGGCATCCGAACGGAGACCCGAATGGCTGATCAGCAGCGTCGAAGGCGGCATGCTCGTGCAGCAGAGCGACGTGCACAGCCTGACGGAAGCGGATCTTAAAGTCGTCACCGACCGCGCTCCGACCGCGGAAGAGCTGAAGCAGCTGCTGTTCGGCTGGAAGGTCGTCAAGCATGTCAAGTCGAACGCGATTTTGCTGGCGGCGGACAGCATGACGGTCGGCGTGGGCGCCGGTCAGATGAACCGCGTCGGCGCGGCCAAAATCGCCATCGAGCAGGCCGGAGAGAAAGCCCGCGGAGCGGTGCTCGCTTCAGATGCGTTTTTCCCGATGGGCGATACGCTGGAGTTGGCGGCGAAAGCCGGCATTACGGCCGTCATTCAGCCGGGCGGCTCGATCAAGGACGAGGAGTCGATCAAGGTCGCGAACGCGCACAACATCGCCATGGTCATGACCGGCGTGCGTCATTTCAAGCACTGA
- the purN gene encoding phosphoribosylglycinamide formyltransferase, with protein sequence MASSPLRIAVFASGGGSNFQALAEAIADGGIPAELALLVCDKPEAGVVRRAEALGVPTLLFRPKEYASREAYEREIVERLVSEDVGLIVLAGYMRLITDVLVKPYYGRMINIHPALLPAFPGVRAVRQALEYGVKLAGATVHYVDGGMDSGPIIAQRAVEVADDDTEETLTARIHAVEHELLPRVVRWIAEGRVTLDGRKVSIVRQA encoded by the coding sequence ATGGCGAGTTCTCCCCTGCGAATCGCCGTATTCGCTTCGGGCGGCGGCAGCAACTTTCAGGCGCTGGCCGAAGCGATCGCGGACGGCGGCATCCCGGCCGAGCTCGCGCTGCTCGTCTGCGACAAGCCGGAAGCGGGCGTCGTCCGCCGGGCCGAGGCGCTCGGCGTGCCGACGCTGCTGTTCCGGCCGAAGGAGTACGCTTCGCGCGAAGCGTACGAACGGGAAATCGTCGAACGGCTCGTCAGCGAAGACGTCGGCCTGATCGTGCTGGCCGGCTACATGCGGCTGATTACGGACGTGCTGGTCAAGCCCTATTACGGGCGGATGATCAATATTCATCCCGCGCTTTTGCCCGCTTTTCCGGGCGTTCGCGCGGTGCGCCAGGCGCTCGAGTACGGGGTGAAGCTGGCCGGCGCGACCGTGCATTACGTCGACGGCGGCATGGATTCCGGGCCGATCATCGCGCAGCGGGCGGTAGAGGTGGCGGACGACGACACGGAGGAAACGTTGACGGCACGCATCCATGCGGTCGAGCACGAGCTTCTGCCCCGGGTCGTGCGCTGGATTGCGGAAGGCCGCGTGACGCTGGACGGCCGTAAGGTATCGATCGTCCGGCAGGCTTGA
- the purF gene encoding amidophosphoribosyltransferase — MPDAVKSGPKAAANAAESLFWTGDYYNEGHAHEEIFDKVKEECGVFGAFNLPNAATLAYYGLHALQHRGEESCGICTSEDGVFHYHRGMGLVKEVFDRDKLDSLAGNRAIGHVRYSTSGSSQLGNAQPLVFKYRGGDLAVCTNGNLVNEPVIRRELEDQGSIFQTTSDTEVIAHLIARSPKDLVEAVKDAFARLIGGYAFLIMTKDCLIAACDPNGFRPLVMGRMGDGYAFASETCALETIGAEFVRDVQPGEILVLDKDGLREERYAPLERRAVCAMEYIYFARPDSDINEINLHSARKRMGQRLALESFVDADVVTGVPDSSISAAIGYAEQTGIPYELGLIKNKYTGRTFIQPSQELRERGVKMKLSAVRKVVEGKRVVMIDDSIVRGTTSLRIVNLLREAGATEVHVRITSPPFMNPCYYGIDTPNPGDLIASTKSVEEIRKAINADSLYFLSKEGLMEAVGGHENEKNRGLCMSCFDNDYPTQVKFEHAKATCGCD; from the coding sequence ATGCCGGATGCAGTAAAATCCGGACCGAAAGCCGCTGCGAATGCGGCCGAATCCTTGTTTTGGACCGGAGATTATTACAACGAAGGCCATGCTCACGAGGAAATCTTCGACAAAGTCAAAGAGGAATGCGGCGTATTCGGGGCGTTCAATTTGCCGAATGCGGCCACGCTCGCCTATTACGGCCTCCACGCCCTGCAGCATCGGGGCGAGGAGAGCTGCGGCATCTGCACGTCGGAAGACGGCGTCTTCCATTACCATCGCGGCATGGGGCTCGTCAAGGAAGTGTTCGACCGCGACAAGCTCGATTCGCTGGCGGGGAACCGGGCGATCGGCCACGTTCGCTACTCGACGTCGGGCTCGAGCCAGCTCGGAAACGCGCAGCCGCTCGTCTTCAAGTACCGCGGGGGGGACCTCGCGGTTTGCACGAACGGGAACCTCGTCAACGAGCCGGTCATCCGCCGCGAGCTGGAGGATCAGGGCTCGATTTTCCAGACGACGAGCGACACCGAGGTTATCGCGCACCTTATCGCGCGGTCGCCGAAGGACCTCGTCGAGGCGGTCAAGGACGCGTTCGCGCGGCTGATCGGAGGCTATGCCTTCCTGATCATGACGAAGGACTGCCTGATCGCGGCCTGCGACCCGAACGGCTTCCGGCCGCTCGTCATGGGCCGGATGGGCGACGGCTACGCGTTCGCGTCGGAAACGTGCGCGCTGGAAACGATCGGCGCCGAATTCGTGCGCGACGTGCAGCCTGGCGAAATTCTCGTCCTCGACAAGGACGGCCTTCGCGAGGAGCGGTACGCGCCGCTCGAGCGCCGGGCGGTTTGCGCGATGGAATATATTTATTTCGCCCGTCCGGACAGCGACATCAACGAAATCAACCTGCACTCGGCGCGGAAACGGATGGGGCAGCGTCTCGCGCTCGAATCGTTCGTCGACGCCGACGTCGTCACGGGCGTGCCGGATTCCAGCATTTCCGCCGCCATCGGCTACGCCGAGCAGACGGGCATCCCGTACGAGCTCGGCCTGATCAAAAACAAATACACGGGCCGCACGTTCATCCAGCCTTCGCAGGAGCTGCGGGAACGCGGCGTCAAGATGAAGCTGTCCGCCGTCCGCAAAGTCGTCGAGGGCAAGCGGGTCGTCATGATCGACGACTCGATCGTGCGCGGCACGACGTCGCTGCGGATCGTCAACCTGCTGCGGGAGGCCGGGGCGACGGAAGTGCACGTGCGGATCACGTCTCCGCCGTTCATGAACCCGTGCTACTACGGGATCGATACGCCGAACCCCGGCGATCTGATCGCCTCCACGAAGTCGGTGGAGGAAATCCGCAAGGCGATCAACGCGGATTCGCTCTACTTCCTGAGCAAAGAGGGACTCATGGAGGCGGTGGGCGGCCACGAAAACGAGAAAAACCGCGGCCTGTGCATGAGCTGCTTCGATAACGATTATCCGACCCAGGTGAAATTCGAGCATGCGAAAGCGACCTGCGGCTGCGATTAA
- a CDS encoding transglutaminase-like domain-containing protein yields the protein MRKLAFATAAIVILFTMLFGAAAYAANETGAEWLDTTKLDTGAVGVRYAVKADVKTKAMIVKDTGKYTYTLRADKPVEWFPLQLGNGDYTVTILENVSGNQYKVVDKATLTLALQDGTAVYLNQVQNIDWTPNSIAVQKAKELTQNKKTDAEKVAAVYRYVIDNVKYDKELAAAATPDYLPQIDRTFASNKDICYGYAALTAGMLRALDIPTKLVTGKTTYVTEYHAWNQVFLDGQWVTIDTTVDAGLKAGKQDFQMIKDAALYTTDKVY from the coding sequence ATGCGCAAGCTCGCGTTCGCGACCGCCGCGATCGTTATATTGTTTACCATGTTGTTTGGCGCCGCAGCCTACGCCGCCAACGAAACCGGCGCGGAATGGCTGGACACGACAAAGCTGGATACCGGGGCGGTCGGCGTGCGCTATGCAGTCAAAGCCGACGTCAAAACGAAGGCCATGATCGTCAAGGACACCGGAAAATATACCTATACGCTCAGAGCGGACAAGCCTGTCGAATGGTTCCCTCTGCAGTTGGGCAACGGCGACTACACGGTGACGATTCTGGAAAACGTCAGCGGCAATCAGTACAAAGTCGTGGACAAGGCAACGCTGACGCTCGCTTTGCAGGACGGCACGGCCGTTTATTTGAACCAGGTACAGAACATCGATTGGACGCCGAACAGCATCGCCGTTCAAAAGGCGAAGGAACTGACGCAGAACAAAAAGACGGACGCCGAAAAGGTGGCCGCCGTTTACCGATACGTAATCGACAACGTCAAGTACGACAAAGAGCTCGCGGCCGCAGCCACGCCGGATTACCTGCCGCAAATCGACCGCACGTTCGCCAGCAACAAGGATATCTGCTACGGCTACGCCGCCTTGACGGCCGGCATGCTGCGCGCGCTCGATATCCCGACGAAGCTGGTGACGGGCAAAACGACGTACGTAACCGAGTACCATGCCTGGAATCAAGTGTTTCTGGACGGCCAATGGGTGACGATCGATACGACGGTCGACGCCGGACTCAAAGCCGGCAAGCAAGATTTCCAAATGATCAAGGATGCCGCTCTCTATACGACGGACAAGGTGTACTAA
- a CDS encoding diguanylate cyclase domain-containing protein, producing the protein MFAFGGNSIVTVMIVYALAAVNLYACLSFAGKIGLSKGEKGRLAAVQAAVTVVFGIGTDFFSEMIDVSRTFPFLFALTSVLVALIAVVTAVLMASWIMDEKSLNLRQCMAGTTLLAAGLSSMHYNGLAAPWLMEVYDPNLIAIVAITAVVAIAGVSCIFPRLAKGAIAAAILGYMMVPAALNVSHFMAALVLVWLLSLLGMYVLQRTRDSKTADAGENAYKSLYENSRDGIVLIDSQYKIVGLNASAASITGMESRQLRGKPLSSVLDRVPPEVRRKTKKLFLLSLRAPEQRPCEMPFLDAKGQRRELQVTRIPVRVELDGEEVRSFIVIKDITSEKRAVEQIRYLAYHDELTKLPNRRMFNKTLEEEIRSSRETGKPFGVMIVDMDGFKKINDAFGHTQGDLFLRQATERIQGCLSGSQAMLARIGGDEFAVICRGERLGEEMADLADRIVQAMHRIPEGIVYGVQASASIGIAVFPQDGDTAGQLMDHADAAMYDVKKKGKNGFQMYKSDRTPPFPEASLDV; encoded by the coding sequence ATGTTTGCTTTTGGAGGAAATTCAATCGTAACGGTAATGATCGTCTACGCGCTCGCAGCCGTGAATTTATATGCCTGCCTGAGCTTCGCGGGCAAGATCGGGCTTTCGAAAGGGGAAAAAGGGCGGCTCGCCGCGGTTCAGGCGGCGGTGACCGTCGTTTTCGGCATCGGGACGGATTTTTTCTCGGAAATGATCGACGTTTCCCGGACGTTTCCGTTTCTTTTCGCTTTAACTTCGGTTCTGGTGGCGCTGATCGCCGTCGTCACGGCCGTGCTGATGGCCAGCTGGATCATGGACGAAAAAAGCCTGAACCTGCGCCAATGCATGGCGGGGACGACGCTGCTGGCCGCAGGGTTGTCGTCGATGCATTACAACGGCTTGGCCGCCCCTTGGCTTATGGAGGTCTACGATCCCAATCTCATCGCGATCGTCGCGATTACGGCCGTCGTCGCCATCGCAGGGGTCAGCTGCATTTTTCCCAGGCTTGCCAAAGGGGCGATCGCCGCAGCCATTTTAGGTTATATGATGGTGCCCGCCGCGCTGAACGTCAGCCATTTCATGGCGGCATTGGTTCTGGTGTGGCTGCTTTCGCTGCTGGGCATGTACGTGCTGCAAAGAACGCGAGATTCGAAAACGGCAGACGCCGGAGAAAATGCCTATAAATCGTTGTACGAGAACAGCCGGGACGGAATCGTTCTGATCGACAGCCAGTATAAAATCGTCGGATTGAACGCTTCGGCCGCTTCCATCACGGGCATGGAAAGCCGGCAATTGCGAGGCAAGCCGCTTTCCTCCGTGCTTGACCGCGTGCCGCCGGAAGTCCGGCGGAAAACGAAAAAGCTGTTTTTGCTTTCGTTGCGCGCTCCCGAACAGCGTCCTTGCGAGATGCCGTTTCTCGACGCCAAAGGACAGCGGCGCGAGCTTCAGGTGACGCGAATTCCCGTTCGGGTCGAACTGGACGGGGAGGAGGTGCGAAGCTTTATCGTCATCAAGGATATTACGAGCGAAAAACGGGCGGTCGAGCAGATTCGTTACCTGGCCTATCACGACGAGCTGACGAAGCTGCCGAACCGGAGAATGTTCAACAAAACGTTGGAAGAGGAAATTCGATCGAGCCGGGAAACGGGCAAGCCGTTCGGCGTCATGATCGTCGATATGGACGGGTTCAAAAAAATAAACGACGCGTTCGGCCATACGCAAGGCGATCTTTTTCTGAGACAGGCGACGGAACGGATCCAGGGCTGCCTGAGCGGAAGCCAGGCCATGCTCGCCCGCATAGGCGGGGACGAATTCGCCGTAATCTGCCGGGGAGAGCGGCTGGGGGAGGAAATGGCGGACCTGGCCGACCGGATCGTCCAGGCTATGCATCGGATTCCCGAGGGGATCGTATACGGCGTACAGGCTTCGGCCAGCATCGGCATCGCCGTTTTTCCGCAGGACGGGGACACCGCCGGGCAGTTGATGGACCATGCCGACGCCGCCATGTATGACGTCAAGAAGAAGGGCAAAAACGGCTTTCAAATGTACAAAAGCGACCGCACGCCGCCGTTTCCGGAAGCCTCGTTGGACGTCTGA
- a CDS encoding LPXTG cell wall anchor domain-containing protein codes for MKRFLKTMVNLRLLAVLLVVAYGAFSDVGAASAASAPPLGAASESAKPDVIPELPEAALYVADSDKTGEVVEIAEEEVPLGTVETKAKPDVIPELPEAASYVAGSDETGEVIEIAEEEVPLGTVETEAKPDVIPELPEAASYVAGSDETGEVIEVAEEEVPLGTVEMAAKPDVIPELPEAASYVAGSDETGEVIEVAEEEVPLGTVDHGVDAAKTIEEDEAPLGTLPQTGESGPLPFYLFGSALAVFGVCLLRKKRVN; via the coding sequence GTGAAAAGATTTTTGAAAACGATGGTCAATTTGCGCTTGTTGGCCGTGTTGCTTGTCGTTGCCTATGGAGCTTTCTCGGACGTGGGGGCGGCATCGGCCGCTTCGGCACCGCCGCTCGGCGCGGCCTCTGAGTCGGCCAAGCCGGACGTCATTCCGGAGCTGCCGGAAGCGGCGTTGTATGTCGCCGACTCGGACAAAACGGGCGAAGTGGTCGAGATCGCCGAGGAGGAAGTGCCGCTCGGAACCGTCGAAACGAAGGCCAAGCCGGACGTCATTCCGGAGCTGCCGGAAGCGGCGTCGTATGTCGCCGGCTCGGACGAAACGGGCGAAGTGATCGAGATCGCCGAGGAGGAAGTGCCGCTCGGAACCGTCGAAACGGAGGCGAAGCCGGACGTCATTCCGGAGCTGCCGGAAGCGGCGTCTTATGTCGCCGGCTCGGACGAAACGGGCGAAGTGATCGAGGTGGCCGAGGAGGAAGTACCGCTTGGAACCGTCGAAATGGCGGCGAAGCCGGACGTCATTCCGGAACTGCCGGAAGCGGCGTCGTATGTCGCCGGCTCGGACGAAACGGGCGAAGTGATCGAGGTGGCCGAGGAGGAAGTGCCGCTCGGAACCGTCGATCACGGCGTTGATGCCGCGAAGACGATCGAAGAGGACGAGGCGCCGCTTGGCACGCTGCCGCAGACCGGCGAGTCCGGTCCGCTTCCGTTTTACCTGTTCGGATCGGCGCTTGCCGTTTTCGGCGTTTGCCTGCTGCGCAAAAAACGCGTAAACTGA
- a CDS encoding alpha/beta hydrolase, whose protein sequence is MERPFTIRHDRLNLAATIHYPNPDAKREGRKLPLIIINHGFVGSRIGVDRLFVLAARQFAEQGNLVIRFDFAGCGESDGVYGEHGLDSMIEQTRTVLNYGLSLDIVDPLRVTLLGHSLGGAVALLTAVREKRVKSLVLWSAVGYPFNDITRIVGRKIYEEAVTRGSADYLGYTLKPDFFDALMKHQPFQETQKFTGDVLLVHGTGDDVIPVDYTFLMEKTFWLRGEGRCDKVVIFQADHTYSSGEHKKELIRATSDWLGGYDQRQQEWHHWSI, encoded by the coding sequence ATGGAAAGACCGTTTACGATACGACACGACCGCTTGAACCTCGCCGCGACGATCCATTATCCGAATCCGGATGCCAAGCGGGAGGGCCGGAAGCTTCCCCTGATTATTATCAACCACGGTTTTGTCGGAAGCCGGATCGGCGTGGACCGATTGTTCGTGCTGGCGGCCCGGCAGTTCGCGGAGCAAGGGAATCTGGTTATCCGGTTCGATTTCGCGGGCTGCGGGGAGAGCGACGGCGTTTACGGGGAGCATGGGCTCGACTCGATGATCGAGCAAACCCGCACGGTGCTGAACTACGGTCTGTCGCTCGATATCGTCGATCCTTTGCGCGTGACGCTGCTCGGTCACAGCTTGGGCGGAGCGGTCGCGCTGCTGACCGCCGTGAGGGAAAAGCGGGTGAAATCGCTCGTGCTCTGGTCGGCGGTCGGGTATCCGTTCAACGACATTACGCGCATCGTCGGACGCAAAATATACGAAGAAGCGGTCACCCGAGGTTCGGCGGACTATCTCGGCTACACGCTGAAGCCGGATTTTTTCGACGCGCTGATGAAGCATCAGCCGTTCCAGGAAACGCAGAAGTTCACCGGGGACGTGCTGCTCGTGCACGGAACGGGAGACGACGTCATACCGGTCGATTATACGTTTTTGATGGAAAAGACGTTTTGGCTTCGGGGAGAAGGACGCTGCGACAAAGTCGTCATTTTTCAGGCGGATCACACCTATTCGAGCGGCGAGCATAAAAAAGAGCTGATCCGCGCCACCTCGGATTGGCTCGGCGGCTACGACCAGCGGCAGCAGGAGTGGCACCATTGGAGCATATAG
- the purM gene encoding phosphoribosylformylglycinamidine cyclo-ligase, with amino-acid sequence MSEAYKQAGVDIAAGNEAVERMKKHVKRTFRPEVLTGLGGFGGLFGLNKDKYEEPVLVSGTDGVGTKLKLAFDLDKHDTIGIDAVAMCVNDVVVTGAEPLFFLDYLACGKLVPEKIEAIVKGVAEGCVQAGCALIGGETAEMPGMYQDGEYDIAGFTVGIVDKPKAIDGSKIAPGDAVVGLASSGVHSNGYSLVRKLLLERMGYSLSDKLPELEGKTLGETLIEPTRIYVKSVLRLLESVQIKGMAHITGGGFIENIPRVLPEGVNVDIERGSWPVQPIFGLMQRDGAISDRDMFTTFNNGIGMVFIVPGEQAEAAVKLAGECGESAYVIGKVTAGNRVVTFGGAEL; translated from the coding sequence ATGTCTGAAGCGTACAAACAGGCCGGCGTCGACATCGCGGCAGGCAACGAAGCGGTCGAACGGATGAAAAAGCACGTCAAGCGGACGTTCCGTCCGGAGGTGCTGACGGGGCTCGGCGGATTCGGCGGGCTGTTCGGGCTGAACAAGGACAAATACGAGGAGCCGGTGCTCGTCTCCGGAACCGACGGCGTCGGCACGAAGCTGAAGCTGGCGTTCGACCTGGACAAGCACGACACGATCGGCATCGACGCGGTCGCCATGTGCGTCAACGACGTCGTCGTCACGGGAGCGGAGCCGCTGTTTTTCCTCGATTATCTCGCCTGCGGCAAGCTGGTGCCCGAGAAAATCGAGGCGATCGTCAAGGGCGTGGCCGAAGGCTGCGTGCAGGCGGGCTGCGCGCTGATCGGCGGCGAAACGGCCGAGATGCCGGGCATGTATCAGGACGGCGAGTACGACATCGCCGGGTTTACGGTAGGCATCGTCGACAAGCCGAAGGCGATCGACGGCTCGAAGATCGCGCCCGGGGACGCGGTCGTCGGCCTCGCTTCGAGCGGCGTCCACTCGAACGGGTATTCGCTCGTCCGCAAGCTTTTGCTTGAGCGGATGGGATACTCCCTCTCCGACAAGCTGCCGGAGCTGGAAGGCAAAACGCTCGGGGAAACGCTCATCGAGCCGACCCGCATCTACGTGAAAAGCGTTCTCCGCCTGCTGGAGAGCGTGCAGATCAAAGGCATGGCGCACATTACGGGCGGCGGCTTTATCGAGAACATTCCGCGCGTGCTGCCGGAAGGCGTGAACGTCGATATCGAGCGCGGCTCCTGGCCGGTGCAGCCGATTTTCGGCCTGATGCAGCGCGACGGCGCGATCAGCGACCGGGACATGTTCACGACGTTCAACAACGGCATCGGCATGGTGTTCATCGTGCCGGGCGAGCAGGCCGAGGCCGCCGTCAAGCTGGCCGGCGAATGCGGCGAGAGCGCCTACGTCATCGGCAAGGTGACGGCCGGCAACCGCGTCGTCACGTTCGGAGGCGCGGAGCTGTAA